The Fervidibacillus albus genome contains a region encoding:
- the efp gene encoding elongation factor P: protein MISVNDFRTGLTIEVGGDVLRVLEFQHVKPGKGAAFVRSKLRNLRTGAIQEKTFRAGEKVKKAQIDNRSMQYLYASGDSHVFMDTDNYEQVELSASQIEYELNFLKENMIVHIIMYQGETLGVELPNTVELEVVETEPGIKGDTASGGSKPAKMETGLVVQVPFFINEGDRLVINTVDGSYVSRA, encoded by the coding sequence ATGATATCAGTAAATGATTTTCGGACTGGCCTAACGATTGAGGTGGGCGGAGATGTATTGCGTGTATTGGAGTTTCAACATGTAAAGCCTGGAAAAGGTGCTGCCTTTGTCCGTTCCAAATTAAGAAATTTACGTACAGGTGCGATTCAAGAAAAAACGTTCCGTGCTGGTGAAAAGGTGAAAAAGGCCCAAATCGATAACCGCAGCATGCAATATTTGTATGCTAGTGGAGATAGCCATGTATTTATGGATACGGATAATTATGAACAAGTGGAATTATCTGCATCACAAATCGAATATGAATTGAACTTTTTAAAGGAAAATATGATCGTACATATTATCATGTACCAAGGGGAAACCCTCGGTGTGGAATTGCCGAACACCGTCGAGTTGGAAGTTGTGGAAACGGAACCGGGTATTAAAGGTGATACAGCTTCAGGCGGTTCAAAACCGGCAAAAATGGAGACGGGTCTTGTCGTTCAAGTTCCATTTTTCATTAATGAAGGTGATCGTTTAGTAATCAATACGGTCGACGGAAGTTACGTATCGAGAGCGTAA
- the spoIIIAA gene encoding stage III sporulation protein AA, producing MDTILSILPREIEEKIIAVTKANMGDIEEIRLRVNRPLEILTSTKTVFIPYVVKVTEAEKLIAKLGNHSFYTLEEELRRGYITVEGGHRIGLAGKVVLENGKVKGIRNISSFNIRIAKEKIGIGEKWIPYLYDSEWKHTMIIGPPQTGKTTLLRDFARIMSTGSKRRNISAKKVGIVDERSEIAGCFQGIPQMTFGNRIDVLDACPKAEGMMMMIRSMSPDILVVDEIGRKEDTEAILEAVNAGIRLFMTTHGENFADLQNRPTLKPILEKKIFQRFIELKRINGPGKVVSLKDENGREIYGKAGVI from the coding sequence ATGGATACGATCCTATCGATTTTACCGAGGGAAATTGAAGAAAAAATTATTGCAGTTACAAAAGCGAACATGGGAGATATTGAAGAGATTCGACTTCGAGTCAACCGCCCCCTGGAAATATTAACATCTACAAAAACCGTTTTCATTCCCTATGTCGTAAAGGTGACGGAAGCGGAAAAATTGATTGCTAAATTAGGAAATCATTCCTTTTACACATTAGAAGAAGAATTGCGAAGGGGTTATATTACGGTGGAAGGTGGGCATCGAATCGGTTTGGCAGGAAAGGTTGTTTTGGAAAATGGAAAAGTGAAGGGAATACGAAATATTAGTTCATTTAACATTCGAATTGCCAAGGAAAAAATCGGCATTGGCGAAAAATGGATTCCGTATTTATATGATTCTGAGTGGAAACATACGATGATTATCGGTCCTCCCCAAACAGGAAAGACGACCCTCTTACGCGATTTCGCGCGCATTATGTCCACCGGTTCAAAACGGCGAAACATTTCTGCCAAAAAGGTAGGGATTGTCGACGAACGGAGCGAAATAGCCGGTTGTTTTCAAGGCATTCCCCAAATGACTTTCGGAAATCGTATCGATGTATTAGATGCCTGTCCGAAGGCAGAAGGGATGATGATGATGATACGTTCCATGAGTCCCGACATTCTCGTCGTTGATGAAATCGGTCGGAAGGAGGATACGGAAGCGATTTTAGAAGCGGTAAATGCCGGCATTCGTTTATTTATGACGACCCACGGTGAAAACTTTGCAGATCTTCAAAATCGCCCGACGTTAAAACCGATTTTAGAGAAAAAAATCTTCCAACGATTTATCGAGTTAAAAAGAATTAACGGTCCAGGAAAAGTCGTTAGTTTAAAAGATGAAAACGGAAGGGAAATTTACGGGAAGGCAGGGGTGATTTGA
- the spoIIIAB gene encoding stage III sporulation protein SpoIIIAB yields MKLIGSLLILAASSWIGLELSRAYSERIRQLRMMKSALQSLEAEIMYGHTPLHEASRKISDQFQGPIQHLFQLFSNKLIERDITAKKAWVESLQEIWPKTAMKHSELEILRQFGETLGKHDLVQQQKHIQLTLTYLEREEQEAMEKQQTYGKMVKSLGVLSGLLIIIILM; encoded by the coding sequence ATGAAACTGATCGGTTCACTTCTCATTCTTGCCGCTTCCAGTTGGATCGGATTGGAACTGTCGAGGGCATATTCGGAGCGGATCCGTCAATTGCGAATGATGAAAAGCGCATTGCAAAGTTTAGAAGCGGAAATTATGTACGGTCATACGCCTTTACACGAGGCGTCTAGGAAAATTTCCGATCAATTTCAAGGACCAATTCAACACCTTTTTCAACTTTTTTCTAACAAATTAATCGAAAGGGATATTACAGCGAAAAAAGCGTGGGTAGAAAGTTTGCAAGAAATTTGGCCAAAAACTGCAATGAAACATTCGGAGTTAGAAATATTGCGTCAGTTCGGTGAAACCCTTGGAAAACATGATCTCGTCCAACAACAAAAGCATATTCAACTGACCCTTACCTATTTGGAACGAGAAGAACAAGAAGCGATGGAAAAACAACAGACGTATGGGAAAATGGTCAAAAGTTTAGGCGTTCTGTCAGGCTTATTGATCATCATCATTTTAATGTAA
- the spoIIIAC gene encoding stage III sporulation protein AC, which yields MGIDVEIIFKIAGVGIVVAFLHTILDQIGKKEYAQWVTLFGFIYILYQVATIVDDLFQKIKSVFLFHN from the coding sequence ATGGGCATTGATGTGGAAATTATTTTTAAGATTGCTGGTGTCGGCATTGTCGTTGCATTTCTTCATACGATTTTGGATCAGATTGGCAAGAAGGAATATGCCCAATGGGTAACGTTATTCGGGTTCATCTATATTTTGTATCAAGTAGCAACGATCGTCGACGATTTGTTTCAAAAAATTAAGTCCGTATTCCTATTCCATAACTAA
- the spoIIIAD gene encoding stage III sporulation protein AD produces the protein MLQIIGTALIASFLALIVKEQKPNIAFLLTIFTGSAIFLFLIDQIYEIIRMIEEIARNAKVNHVYVETILKIIGIAYIVEFASQITKDAGQGALASKIEMAGKIIILAMAVPIITTLIEMILQMIPS, from the coding sequence ATCCTTCAAATTATAGGAACGGCACTAATCGCTAGTTTTTTAGCTTTAATCGTAAAGGAGCAAAAGCCGAACATCGCTTTTTTATTGACCATCTTTACTGGTAGCGCCATTTTCCTGTTTCTCATCGATCAAATTTATGAAATTATTCGGATGATTGAAGAAATCGCTCGCAATGCAAAGGTGAATCATGTATATGTGGAAACGATTTTGAAAATCATCGGCATTGCCTATATCGTAGAATTTGCTTCACAAATTACGAAGGATGCGGGTCAAGGAGCGCTCGCATCGAAAATCGAAATGGCCGGAAAAATTATCATTTTAGCGATGGCTGTACCAATCATTACGACATTAATCGAAATGATTTTACAAATGATCCCATCGTGA
- the spoIIIAE gene encoding stage III sporulation protein AE — protein sequence MKRFLILALVLLSNGFFWTSSPEASAETTDDVTDMVDDQIENMDLSDIEQYWETIITEYGGFLPEGAKGSFSNFVKNTDQFSITEWIKGIFHFIFFELVANGKLLGTLMMLTIFSMFLQSLQNTFEKSAVSKIAYSIVFIVLLIIALNSFHIAMEYVSSTIDQMIHFTIAFIPLLLALIATGGGAISAGFFHPVLLFLTNTSGLFVNNIVLPLLFLSVLLSIVSTLTEHYKATQLASLLRNWSIGLLGLFMTVFLGVVSVQGTAVAVADGVAVKTIKFMTGNFIPVVGRMFTDAADTVISATAILKNTIGIAGVAILLIMTLFPAMKILLMAFIFKLTAALLQPLGGGGIITCLDILSKSVIYLFAALGIVSIMFFLSLTVIILAGNLTMMVH from the coding sequence TTGAAGCGATTTCTAATCTTGGCACTCGTCCTTCTTTCGAACGGTTTCTTTTGGACAAGTTCCCCTGAGGCATCTGCGGAAACGACAGACGACGTCACCGACATGGTGGATGATCAAATTGAAAATATGGATTTAAGCGATATTGAACAATATTGGGAAACGATTATCACGGAATACGGTGGTTTTTTACCAGAAGGTGCGAAAGGTAGTTTTTCCAATTTTGTAAAAAATACGGATCAATTTTCAATAACGGAATGGATCAAAGGCATTTTTCACTTTATCTTTTTTGAGCTCGTAGCAAACGGAAAATTATTAGGCACATTAATGATGTTAACGATCTTTAGCATGTTTCTACAGTCGTTACAAAATACGTTTGAAAAAAGTGCCGTGAGTAAAATTGCCTACTCAATCGTCTTTATCGTTTTATTAATCATTGCTTTAAACAGTTTTCATATCGCGATGGAATACGTCAGTTCAACGATCGATCAAATGATCCATTTTACAATCGCTTTTATTCCGTTGTTACTTGCCTTGATTGCAACGGGTGGTGGAGCGATTTCTGCCGGTTTTTTTCATCCGGTATTACTATTTTTAACGAATACGAGCGGATTGTTTGTGAACAACATTGTCCTTCCTCTCCTATTTCTTTCGGTCCTTCTAAGCATCGTTAGCACTTTGACAGAACATTATAAGGCGACCCAATTAGCTTCCCTTTTACGAAATTGGAGCATTGGACTATTAGGCCTTTTTATGACCGTGTTTTTAGGGGTCGTATCAGTTCAAGGGACAGCGGTTGCCGTGGCCGATGGTGTTGCGGTGAAAACGATTAAATTTATGACAGGAAATTTTATACCGGTCGTTGGACGGATGTTTACCGATGCAGCGGATACGGTTATTAGTGCAACCGCCATTTTAAAAAATACAATTGGAATCGCAGGGGTAGCGATTTTATTAATTATGACCTTATTTCCTGCAATGAAAATTTTACTAATGGCATTTATATTTAAACTGACTGCAGCCCTTTTACAACCCCTCGGTGGTGGTGGAATTATTACATGTTTAGATATTCTTTCGAAAAGTGTTATTTATTTATTTGCTGCGTTAGGCATCGTTTCGATCATGTTTTTTTTAAGTTTGACGGTTATCATTTTAGCAGGCAATTTAACGATGATGGTTCACTAG
- the spoIIIAF gene encoding stage III sporulation protein AF, with protein sequence MDYLSSWIANILLFIMLAAVVELLLPQSTMQKYVKLVLGLFMIVIILTPIFQLFSLDPKNIYGQFETETFSEQFETQNSLEEKKIEIQAQQRAYILEQTAVQMENYVEKELMDTFGYTIGQIRFELKDDRFDIPIEYEEIFEQTERIFVFLEVEEQSDIEPIQEVVVQPVRSFRNNEEGDEQLVQFLAQRWGIDQEIIEIQVEGGNGGN encoded by the coding sequence ATGGACTATTTATCGAGCTGGATCGCAAATATTTTATTGTTTATTATGCTTGCTGCAGTAGTAGAATTATTGCTTCCTCAATCGACTATGCAAAAATACGTCAAGTTAGTACTCGGATTGTTTATGATTGTGATTATCTTAACACCGATTTTCCAATTATTTTCCCTCGATCCAAAAAATATTTACGGACAGTTCGAAACAGAAACCTTTTCCGAGCAATTCGAAACACAAAATTCTTTAGAAGAAAAGAAAATAGAAATACAAGCCCAACAACGTGCATATATTTTAGAACAAACGGCTGTCCAGATGGAAAACTATGTGGAAAAGGAGCTGATGGATACTTTCGGTTATACAATTGGGCAAATTCGGTTTGAATTGAAAGATGACCGATTTGACATTCCCATTGAATATGAGGAAATTTTCGAACAAACAGAACGGATCTTCGTTTTCCTGGAGGTGGAGGAACAATCGGATATCGAACCGATCCAAGAAGTCGTCGTTCAACCGGTCCGTTCTTTTAGAAACAACGAGGAAGGTGATGAACAATTAGTTCAATTCCTTGCACAACGTTGGGGAATCGATCAAGAAATAATTGAAATACAAGTTGAAGGAGGAAATGGGGGGAATTGA
- the spoIIIAG gene encoding stage III sporulation protein AG, whose product MKNKWTLSSLKEWLSEQKGTSKPSLSKNHYLILLLILGIAIMLFSQFVTQKGDETTDLFPVSKESGTEDMETFGATTSKHPKSMVEYEEYYEKELKDALENILGVQDVTIVVNVATTEKTIYEKNTISKRQITDETDANGGTRKVEDQSVEEQLVVIREGEKEIPLVSETEKPEIEGVLVVAKGAENIQVQKWIKEAVMRTLDVPSHRVSVLAKK is encoded by the coding sequence TTGAAAAATAAATGGACGCTGTCATCGTTGAAAGAGTGGTTGAGTGAACAGAAAGGAACGTCGAAACCATCGTTATCGAAAAACCACTATTTAATCCTGCTGCTCATCCTCGGCATCGCCATTATGCTTTTTAGCCAATTTGTTACACAAAAGGGAGACGAAACGACCGATTTGTTCCCGGTATCTAAGGAAAGCGGGACAGAAGATATGGAAACGTTCGGTGCGACTACGAGTAAACATCCGAAGTCGATGGTGGAATACGAAGAGTATTACGAAAAGGAACTGAAGGATGCGTTGGAAAACATCCTCGGTGTTCAAGATGTGACCATTGTCGTCAATGTCGCGACAACAGAAAAAACGATTTATGAGAAAAATACGATTAGTAAACGGCAAATTACGGATGAAACGGATGCGAACGGTGGTACAAGGAAGGTGGAAGATCAGTCGGTAGAAGAACAGCTTGTTGTCATTCGGGAGGGTGAAAAGGAAATACCCCTCGTATCCGAAACGGAGAAACCGGAAATTGAAGGTGTATTAGTCGTTGCGAAAGGGGCCGAAAACATTCAAGTGCAAAAGTGGATTAAAGAAGCGGTCATGAGAACGTTGGATGTGCCGAGTCATCGCGTTTCGGTCCTTGCAAAAAAATAA
- a CDS encoding SpoIIIAH-like family protein — MMLKKQTVWLLTMLSLVVVLSVYYLNSDFSEPTEWMDASEEMNEDEETTDEITTIITEMTRDEAFEAIRMQLQDERSRQIEQLEETLASTDLTAEERSEAKDEMERLHAMAEKEQLLETLIINTLGYEDALVRTEGQEVSVTVKGGEPSKTKANEIIQLVKKELNTTFVTVAFQTGNETK, encoded by the coding sequence ATGATGTTAAAAAAACAGACGGTATGGCTATTGACGATGCTTAGCCTCGTTGTCGTTTTATCCGTTTATTATTTAAATTCAGATTTCAGTGAACCGACGGAATGGATGGATGCAAGCGAGGAAATGAATGAAGACGAAGAAACAACGGATGAAATTACGACGATTATTACGGAAATGACCCGTGACGAAGCGTTTGAAGCGATTCGGATGCAATTACAAGATGAGCGGAGTAGACAAATTGAACAATTAGAAGAAACCTTAGCTTCCACGGATTTGACCGCTGAAGAAAGGAGCGAGGCGAAGGATGAAATGGAGCGCCTCCATGCGATGGCGGAAAAGGAACAACTGTTGGAAACATTGATTATTAACACTCTCGGTTATGAGGATGCCCTCGTTCGTACGGAGGGGCAAGAAGTAAGCGTGACGGTAAAGGGTGGAGAGCCGTCAAAAACAAAGGCGAACGAAATTATCCAACTCGTGAAAAAAGAATTAAACACAACTTTTGTGACCGTTGCGTTTCAAACGGGAAATGAAACGAAATAG